The following nucleotide sequence is from Catenulispora sp. EB89.
GGCGATCTCCACGGCGCGGCTGAACCACGAGCTGAAGGCCGGCGTCTCACCCGCGGCGGCGATGACCTCCGGCCTGTCCTGGGCGCTGACGGCCTGCGCGGTCGCGGTGGCGTGCGCGGCGGTCATCGCGCTGCGGACCCGCAACGTGCACAGCGAGGCGGAGGCCGAGGCGCTGGCCGAGGTGGAGGAGTTGGTCACGGCCGGCTGAACAATCCGCCGGCCGAAGCTGCCGGAACCGGCGAAGCCCGGAAACAAAACAGGCCCGAAGGCTCTGACGATGGCATCTGCTATCGTAGAGTTTTCGGGCACAATCACATAACCAGAAAACTGGTACGTGCTTGATTCTGAGGCAGCGGGAGGCGTTTTGTCAAGGGGCACGGAAGAAATCCTCCACGAACAGCGCTATCTGGATCTCCTGTACACCCGCCTCGACGCCCTGCGCGCGCACGTCGCGGGCCAGCTCGCGGGGGTGCTTCAGGCTTCCGGCGGCACCCAGCAGGCCCGGACCGAGCGCGACGGCATGGCATCGGTCGGCGCGGGCCGGCTGTCGCAGCTGGACGCCGCCGAGGAAGGGCTCTGCTTCGGCCGGCTGGACCTGGACGACGGTGAGCGCCGCTACGTCGGCCGGATCGGCATCCTGGACGACGACGGCGACTTCGAGCCCTTGCTCCTGGACTGGCGGGCCCCTGCGGCGCGGCCGTTCTACGTGGCGACCTCCGCGGCGCCGCAGGGCGTACGGCGGCGGCGCAGCATCCGGACCCGGTTCCGGACCGTCGTCGGGGTCGACGACGACGTCCTGGATCTGGACGTGGCGGCCGACGGCGACGCCTCCGGCCTGGTCGGCGAGGGCGCGCTGCTGGCCGCCCTGACCGCCGGCCGCACCGGGCGGATGCGCGACGTGGTGGAGACCATCCAGGCCGAGCAGGACCACGCGATCCGCTCGGAGCTGCGCGGGGTCCTGGTGGTGCAGGGCGGCCCGGGGACCGGCAAGACCGCGGTGGCGCTGCACCGCGCGGCCTACCTGCTCTACACCTACCGCGAGCGGCTGGCCAAGCGCGGCGTGCTGATCGTCGGGCCGAACCCGACCTTCCTGCGCTACGTCTCGCACGTGCTGCCGGCGCTGGGGGAGACCAGCGCGGTGCTGGCCACGGTCGGGGAGATGTTCCCGGGCGTGCGGGCCTCGCGCGCCGACTCGGCGGAGGTCGCCGAGATCAAGGGCCGGGCGGCGATGGCGGAGCTGATCGCCGGTGCGGTGCGGGCCCGGCAGCGGGTGCCCGAGGACGTGCTGGAGGTCGTGTACGAGGGCGTGAAGTACCGCCTGGACCGCGAGACCTGCATCGCCGCGCGCGAGCTGGGGCGCAAGGCGAGCCGGCTGCCCAACCTGGGCCGCAAGGCCTTCGCCGAGTACGTCGTCGACGCCCTCGCCGGGCAGGTCGTGGACCGGCTGAACGACGATCCGCACCGCCAGGAGACGCTGGCGATGGTGAACCTGATCGCCGAGGAGCTCGGCGAGGACCCGGCGGAGATGGCCGACGGGGTGTTCCTCGGTCGGGCGGACCGCGAGCAGATCGCGGCGTCGCTGGTAGAGGAGCCGAGCGTGCAGGAGGCGCTGGACTGGCTGTGGCCGCAGCTCACGCCGCAGCGGATGCTGGCCGAGCTGTTCGCCACGCCGGAGCTGCTGCGGGAGGCGGTGGAGGAGGTCGGCGGAGTTTTCGCAGGCTCCGGTGAAGGCGCCGGCGCTCCGCTGTTGACGGACGCCGAGATCGACCTGCTGGTCCGCACCCCCGGCGGCTGGTCGGCGGCCGACATCCCGCTGCTGGACGAGGCCGCGGAGCTGCTGGGCGACTCCGACACCGCCGAGGCGGCGGCGCGGGCCGAGGCGGAGCGCCGGGCCCGGATCGCCTACGCGCAGGGCGCGCTGGAGGTGGCCGAGGGTTCCCGGTCGATCGACCTGGAAGACCCGCGCGAGGAGATCGTCACCGCCGTGGACCTGGTGTCGGCCGAGATGCTGGCCGAGCGGTTCGAGGAGCGCGACGAGCGCAGCGTGGCCGACCGCGCGATGGCCGACCGGACCTGGACCTTCGGGCACGTCATCGTCGACGAGGCGCAGGAGCTCTCGCCGATGGCCTGGCGGCTGCTGATGCGGCGCTGCCCGGCCCGGTCGATGACGCTGGTCGGGGACGTGGCGCAGACCGGCGACCCGGCCGGCGCGGCGTCCTGGGGCCAGGTGCTGGCCCCGCACGTCGGCGACCGGTGGCGGCTGGCGGAGCTGACGGTGAACTACCGGACCCCCTCGGAGATCATGGCGGTCGCCGCCGAAGTCCTCCAGCGCATCGACCCCGAGCTCAAGCCGCCGCGCTCGGTGCGCTCCAGCGGCGAGGAGCCGTGGCGGGTGTCGGTGTCGGCGTCCTCGCTCGCTGAGAAGGTCGCCGAGCTGGCGGCGCGCGAGGACTCGGCGCTGGCCGCCGGGGCCGACGGTGTTGGTGCCGACGGCGGTGGTGCCGACGGCGGTGGTGCCGACGGCGGCGGCGGGATCGGCACCGACGGCGGCGGCGCCGGGGACACCGGCCGGATGGCGGTGCTGGTGCCGAACGAGCGGCTCGCCGAGGTCGCCGGGGCGGTGTCGGCGCTGCTGCCCGAGGCGGGCTACGGCTCCGACCCGGACCTGGAGCGGCGCACCGTCGTGCTGCCGGTGCGCCAGGCGAAGGGGCTGGAGTTCGACACGGTGCTGGTCGTCGACCCGGCTGCGATCGCCGCCGCCCCGCACGGCGAGAACGATCTCTACGTCGCGCTCACCCGAGCGACGCGGCGGCTCGGGATCGTCGAGGTCACACCGTGAAGACGATCTTCCCGAACGCCTCGCCCTGCTCCATGCGCTCGAAGCCGGCCCGGGCCTCGGCCAGCGGCAGGACCGAGTCGATGACCGGCCGCACGTCGGTCACCTCGCACATCTTCGCCAGCGCCTTGAGCTCGTCCAGCGAGCCCATGGTGGAGCCGATGACGCGCAGCTGGAGGAAGAAGATGCGGGTCAGCTCGGCCGGCGGCATGGCGCCGGAGGTCGCGCCGGAGATGACGATCGTGCCCTCCGGGCGCAGCGACTTCACCGAATGCGACCAGGTCGCGGCGCCGACCGTCTCCAGCACGGCGTCCACGCGCTCCGGCAGCCGGGCCCCGGACTCGAACGCGGCGTGCGCCCCGAGCTCCACGGCCCGCGCGCGCTTCTCCTCGCTGCGCGACGTCGCCCACACCCGGAATCCGGCGGCCCGCGCCAGCACGATCGCCGCGGTCGCCACCCCGCCGCCGGCGCCCTGGATCAGGACCGTGTCACCGGGCTTGAGGCCGGAGTTGCGGAAGAGCATGCGGTAGGCGGTGAGCCAGGCGGTGGGCAGGCACGCGGCCTGCTCCCAGGACAGCGCGGCGGGCTTGGGCACCAGGTTGGCCTTCGGGACCAGGACCCGCTGCGCGAAGGTGCCGTCGTAGACCTCGGTGAGGATGGACGGCTTGCCGTCCCGCGGGTCGACCACGGAGTGGATGATCACCTCGTTGCCGTCCTCGTCGATCCCGGCGCCGTCGCACCCCAGGACCATCGGCAGCTTGTCCTCGCTGATGCCGACGCCGCGCAGGGTCCACAGGTCGTGGTGGTTCAGGGACGCGGCCTTGACCGTCACGGCGGTCCAGCCCGCGCGGGGCGCGGGCTCGTCGCGTTCCCCGAGCTCGAGGCCGGAGAGGGGGTCCTTGGAGTCGATGCGCACGGCGCTCACTGCGAACATGGGGCCGAGCTTAGACGGCGCGCAGTGCGGTGTCGTTGCCACTGTGCGCGCCGTCACGGCCTCGGGTCAGGTCGGCGCTTCAGGCCGGCGGCGCGGTCCGGTAGACGCTGCGGATGGCGCGGACGTCGGGCGCGACGTCGAACACTGATGCCGGGATGTCGGCGGCCAGCGCGGCGAGCTCCTTCTTCACGCGCTTGGCGATGCCGGTGCCGAGCATGAAGCGGGTCGGTGTGGCGGCGCGCTGGGCGCCGTCGAGGAGGCGGAGGGCGCCGGGGCTGCCCAGGTCGGTGTAGCGGAGGTTGAGGAAGGCGAGGCTGTGGGGCGCAGCGGCGAGGGCGGTGGCGATGGCCGTGGCGCCGGACTCGTCGAGGTGGTTGTCGGCGGCGGACAGGACGGCGGCGGCCTTCACGCGGCCGGCGTCGATCAGCTCGACGCCAGCCGTGGCGGCCGCCGCGACCAGGTCCGCGAGGGCTTCCGAGCCGATGCCGTTACTGGCCACGCTGAGGCGCCGCAGGGCTCCGGGCGGTGCGGTGCGCAGCGCTGCGGCGAGGAGTCGGGCGCCGGGGTCGCCGAGTCGCGCGGCTGAGACGTAGAGCTCTGCGACCGCGCCCGCGGACAGCATCCGGGCGAGTTCCTGGGCTTCTTCGGCGCCGAGCTTGTTGCCGCTGAGGTAGAGGCGTTCGATGGCGTGGGTGCCGTTGGCGGCGCCGCTGCCGGCGTCGATTATGGCGTCGACGAGAGTGGCGACCTCCGGCGCGGCCAGGCCGGTCTGCGTGAGATCGATCGTGCGCAGGACGGTGCCGGCGCGGACGGTCTCGGCGACGGCGCGCACGCCGTCCGCGCCGACCGGGTTCCGCTTCAGCCACAGCGCCTTCACCACGCCGGGGGCGGCGATCAGCTGGCCCGCGATCTCGCAGACGCCGCCGCCCCCGATGTTGTTGCAGCCCAGGTAGAGCGTTTCGACGCGGGCGGCGACGGCTTTCGGAGCCACCGCGGCCACGCCTCCGTCGCCGAGCCCGTCGGTGCCGAGCAGCAGGTGCCTCACCGGGCCGCCGCCCTCGGGCAGGGCGTCGGCCACGGCGGCGGCGCCGAGCGGGCCGAGGTCCTGCTTGCACATGTCGAGGCGGCCGTCGGGAAGCGCGGTCCCGGCGGGGAACGCGGTGCGGGCCCGGACCGGCTCGCCGCGCCGCAGCCAGGCCAGGACCGGCGCCAGCTCCTCGGCGGGGCGTGCTGGGCGTGCGGGGGAGTCGTTCACCATGCCACCGCCCGATAGTCCTTCAGGAACACGCCGAACAACGGCTCGCCGTTCTCGCCGCTGACGATCGGATGGTAGATCCGGGCCGCGCCGTCGACGATGTCCAGCGGCGTGCGGAAGCCGGACTCGGCGTGCCGGGTCTTGCTCGGCATCGGCTTCTCGTCGGTGATCCAGCCGGTGTCCACGCTGCTGAGGTAGACGCCGCGGCGGGCCAGCGCCTCGGCACTGGTGCGCGTCAGCATGTTGAGGGCGGCCTTCGCCATGTTGGTGTGCGGATGGCCCGCGGTCTTGTTGCGCACCTCGAAGCGTCCCTCGACGGCCGTCACGTTCACGATGTAGCGGCGCGGGAACGGCGAGCCGGTCATCAGCGGCAGCAGCCGGTCGGCCAGGAGCGCCGGGGCGACGGCGTTGACGAGGTGGACCTCGAGGAGCTCGACGGCGTCGAGCCCGCCGAGCTCCGCGGACCAGGAGTTGCTCGGCGAGGGGTCGGGGAGCAGGCCGTTCTCGTCGACCGCCGGCTCGGGACTGTGCGGGACCGCGTCAGCACTCGCACCCCGATACCCCGCGATCGGCGCCAGCTCCCGAAGCCCGCCGCCCAGCTCGGCCGCGGCCCGCCGATCGGCCGCGATCAGCGGCGCGTAGGAGGACTCGGGGCGCCGCACGGTCTGCGCCGCGTTGTTGATCAGGACGTCCAGCGGTTCCCCGGCGGCCAGCAACCCGTCGCAGAGCTCGACGACCTGCCGCGGATCCCGCAGATCGAGCCCGGTGACGGTCAGCCGGTCGAGCCACTTCGTGCTGTCCTCGACCGCCCGGAAGCGCCGCACGGCGTCATGCGGAAACCGCGTGACCACCCGCACCGCGGCCCCGTCGCGCAGCAGCATGAGCGCCACCTGGAACCCGATCTTCACCCGCCCGCCGGTGACCAGCGCCCGCCGGCCGTCCAGCGGCGTCCGGGCCGAGCGCCACGCCAGGTTCTTGGCCGCGCAGGCCGGGCAGAGCTGGTGGTAGAAGGCTGAGACTTCGGTGAAGTGCTGCTTGCAGACGTAGCAGCGGCGGGGGCGCAGCAGGGTGCCGACGGAATCGGACGCCGGGCCCGCCATGCTCGGCGCGACCAGGGATATCGCCGCCTGCCGGTCCGTGTGCTCGATCACTTGCGCGCTCGCCGCCGCCTGGTTCGCCGCCGCCGAGCCGCTCGCCCGCGTTTCCGTGCGCAGAGTTGCACGCCCGATAGCCGGCGCACCTTCCGCCGCCGCCGAGCCGCTCGCCCGAGTGCCCGCCTGCTGCGCTGTGTGCACGATTCCTGGCGCACCTTCCGCCGCCGACTCGCCCGACCGCGTGCCCGCCGCCGCCAGCTCTCCCGCCGCAGCCGGCACTCGTGCCCCCGGCACCGCCAGCGCCGCATCCTCGCGTCGCCCGGCGGCCCCGGTCGCCGAAGCCGCCAGTACCGCCCGGTCCGCGGCCTCGCGCCGGAGCCGCTGCTCCTTCTGCCGGCGCCGGCGGCCGTCGCGCACGAACGACTCCGCGACGCGCTCCACGCGCAGCCTTACCGGGTCGTCGACCGGCAGGGCGCTCAGCGCCGACAGTGCGCGGCTCAGTTCCTCCGGATCCATGCGGCCCTCGCCCTCCCCAGGTGGCCCCGGCCGGATTCGAACCGGCGTTCCCCGCGTCGCTTGAGTGGATCTGAGCGGTGCGCCTGCCTCTGCGCTACGGGGCCGTTCACGGAATCCTGGCGGAACCCTCCCGCGCCTTGCAAGCCGCGAGAATGCCGACCCAGAACGCCTGCGCGTCCTCCGAGGCGCCCACCAGGTAGGTGGCGCGCAGCTTCGGCGGGAGGTGCGTGGCGAGCCGGATCACCACCTCCTTCTGCTTCTTCAGCTGGGACAGCTCCGCGTTGGCGAACACCTGGTGCACCACGTCTGAGGCGTCGTCGCCCTCGGCGTTGCCCGCGACCGCCTGGGCCAGGCGGCGCTCCCAGGAGTCGACGTCCGCGGCCAGCTCCTTCAGCCCGGTGCGCTGCGATCCCGCCAGCCGCGCGGTCAGCGCGCCCAGCGGGACCGGCGCGTACTCGCCGTCGCCGAGGTACACCAGCCCCTGCTGCAGCGGCAGGCCGCGGCCGTGCAGGCGGATCAGGCGCTCCAGGGTGCGCTTGGTGATCCAGGCGCGGCCCTCGTCGTCGATGTCGTTCTTCCACCACTCCAGGACGGTCTCGGCGACCGGCCCGTACTTGGCGATCAGCCACTCGTTCGCCGGGATGTCCTCCGGCGTGATGTCCAGCGAGGCGGTGAAGCGGGAGGCCTGCGCGATGTTGTTGCGCGAGACCAGCAGCTTGCGGCCCACGTGGTACGGCGGGTTCTGCAACGCGATCTGCGCCCGCAGGCCGCGGATCGGACGCCCCGCCACCGACCACTCCTGCGTGATCTCCATCAGCCGGGCGAACGCCGCCTTGTCCTTCGGCCGGTTGTACTCGTCCCACACCACGGCCTTGGGCTCGTCGCCGGTGAAGCCCGCGGCCAGCAGGTTGTCCAGGGTGCCGTCGGGGGAGGGCACCGGGGCGCACAGGTCCTCGACGTTGGTCACCGGCAGTGAGAAGTACAGCGGGTCGCGGCGCAGCACCTCCTGGATCAGCGTCCTGACCACCTCGGTCTTGCCGCAGCCGGGCGGGCCCTGCACCAGCACGCACCACCGGTTCTTCAACGCCGCGCGCACCAGCCGGCGCACCGGGTCGGCGATCGTCGAGCGGTTCGGGACGTTCAGCGCCCCGGCGATCGCGTCCAGGATCTCCGCGGTGCGGTCCGCCTCCTGGGCCCGCGTACCCTCGGCCGGCGGCAGCGCCAGCCGCAGCCGGGTGCCGTTGAGCAGCGGCAGGCCCCAGATCAGCGGGAACCCCTCGGCGGCGTTGGCCAGGATGTGCTCCAGCGTGCGCGGCGAGAGCAGGCGGCGGATCTCCGGGGGCTGCGCCGCCCAGACGCGGAACACGCCGGTCAGGTCGAACTGGCCGAACTTGCGGCGCAGCGCGTCGCGCCACGCGGTGTCGTTCGCCGTCACCCTGATGGTGACCATCCGGTCCAGGATCGCGAAGTCGCTGCGGCGGGCCGCGGTCTCGGCCAGCGACTCGTTGTCGGCCAGGAAGACGCCGATGCAGCCCAGCGCGCGCAGGTCGTGCTCGCCGAGGGTCCAGTTGCAGGCGATCTGCATCAGCTGCGACTGGATCGCCGGGCCCGCCTGCAGCGAGTCGTCGATCAGCAGCACGAACCGCCGGCCCGGCTTGAGCTGGCGCATCACCAGCTGCCGGAGCACCAGCTCGCCGGTGCGCGGGTCCCGGACCGGGGCATTCACCAGCAGGTCGTCGGGGGCCAGGTTGGCGGCCGGGACGTAGACCAGCTCGGTGTCGTCGTAAGCCTGCTTGATGTGCGCGGCGAACGTCGCGGTCTTGCCGATGCCGTGCTCGCCGAAGATCTGCCCGGTCTGGCCCAGGTCGATCATCGCGTCGATGAACGCCTCCAGGGCCGACGGCCGGGCGGCGGCCCGGCCCGCGGCGGCTCCGGCGGACCCGGCGGCTCCGGCGGCCCCTGCGCTTCCGGCCGCGCCGCCCGCTCCGGCGCCCCCGCTCTGCCGCGGCAGCTGGTCGCCGCCGTACCCGGCGGTGAACTGCTCCTCGTCCGGCGCCCAGGCGGTCTGGCCGGTGGTGTGCTCGCTCAACGGTCCCCCGTTCGTACCTTGTGACAGGCCATCTGCGGTGTGTGCCCTTCGGGCCAGTCGTCGCCGTGCTCGGTGATCAGCCAGATCCACTTGTCGGGCTCGGCCGGCGTGATGGGCGGGGCGATGCCGTCGGTCACCATGATGACGGCGTCCAGCGTCTCGTCGAACGGCTCCCCGGTCCGCGCCGACGGCGCGCGCCCCTCCAGGTAGTCGGCGACCGCCTGGAAGCTGGTCCCGCCGCCGCCGACCAGCGGGTCGCCCGGGGCGAACGGCACCACCTCGGCGTCGAAGGACAGCCAGTGCGCCTCGACCCCGTCCAGCTGCCCGACCAGCGAGGCGACCCAGTCCACCACCGGCGGCGGCATCGACCCGGAGGCGTCCACGGCGATCGCCACCACCCGCTGCCGCTCCGGCCCGCGCCGGG
It contains:
- a CDS encoding ATP-binding domain-containing protein; its protein translation is MSRGTEEILHEQRYLDLLYTRLDALRAHVAGQLAGVLQASGGTQQARTERDGMASVGAGRLSQLDAAEEGLCFGRLDLDDGERRYVGRIGILDDDGDFEPLLLDWRAPAARPFYVATSAAPQGVRRRRSIRTRFRTVVGVDDDVLDLDVAADGDASGLVGEGALLAALTAGRTGRMRDVVETIQAEQDHAIRSELRGVLVVQGGPGTGKTAVALHRAAYLLYTYRERLAKRGVLIVGPNPTFLRYVSHVLPALGETSAVLATVGEMFPGVRASRADSAEVAEIKGRAAMAELIAGAVRARQRVPEDVLEVVYEGVKYRLDRETCIAARELGRKASRLPNLGRKAFAEYVVDALAGQVVDRLNDDPHRQETLAMVNLIAEELGEDPAEMADGVFLGRADREQIAASLVEEPSVQEALDWLWPQLTPQRMLAELFATPELLREAVEEVGGVFAGSGEGAGAPLLTDAEIDLLVRTPGGWSAADIPLLDEAAELLGDSDTAEAAARAEAERRARIAYAQGALEVAEGSRSIDLEDPREEIVTAVDLVSAEMLAERFEERDERSVADRAMADRTWTFGHVIVDEAQELSPMAWRLLMRRCPARSMTLVGDVAQTGDPAGAASWGQVLAPHVGDRWRLAELTVNYRTPSEIMAVAAEVLQRIDPELKPPRSVRSSGEEPWRVSVSASSLAEKVAELAAREDSALAAGADGVGADGGGADGGGADGGGGIGTDGGGAGDTGRMAVLVPNERLAEVAGAVSALLPEAGYGSDPDLERRTVVLPVRQAKGLEFDTVLVVDPAAIAAAPHGENDLYVALTRATRRLGIVEVTP
- a CDS encoding zinc-binding dehydrogenase yields the protein MFAVSAVRIDSKDPLSGLELGERDEPAPRAGWTAVTVKAASLNHHDLWTLRGVGISEDKLPMVLGCDGAGIDEDGNEVIIHSVVDPRDGKPSILTEVYDGTFAQRVLVPKANLVPKPAALSWEQAACLPTAWLTAYRMLFRNSGLKPGDTVLIQGAGGGVATAAIVLARAAGFRVWATSRSEEKRARAVELGAHAAFESGARLPERVDAVLETVGAATWSHSVKSLRPEGTIVISGATSGAMPPAELTRIFFLQLRVIGSTMGSLDELKALAKMCEVTDVRPVIDSVLPLAEARAGFERMEQGEAFGKIVFTV
- a CDS encoding ribonuclease inhibitor is translated as MVNDSPARPARPAEELAPVLAWLRRGEPVRARTAFPAGTALPDGRLDMCKQDLGPLGAAAVADALPEGGGPVRHLLLGTDGLGDGGVAAVAPKAVAARVETLYLGCNNIGGGGVCEIAGQLIAAPGVVKALWLKRNPVGADGVRAVAETVRAGTVLRTIDLTQTGLAAPEVATLVDAIIDAGSGAANGTHAIERLYLSGNKLGAEEAQELARMLSAGAVAELYVSAARLGDPGARLLAAALRTAPPGALRRLSVASNGIGSEALADLVAAAATAGVELIDAGRVKAAAVLSAADNHLDESGATAIATALAAAPHSLAFLNLRYTDLGSPGALRLLDGAQRAATPTRFMLGTGIAKRVKKELAALAADIPASVFDVAPDVRAIRSVYRTAPPA
- a CDS encoding SDR family NAD(P)-dependent oxidoreductase, with translation MDPEELSRALSALSALPVDDPVRLRVERVAESFVRDGRRRRQKEQRLRREAADRAVLAASATGAAGRREDAALAVPGARVPAAAGELAAAGTRSGESAAEGAPGIVHTAQQAGTRASGSAAAEGAPAIGRATLRTETRASGSAAANQAAASAQVIEHTDRQAAISLVAPSMAGPASDSVGTLLRPRRCYVCKQHFTEVSAFYHQLCPACAAKNLAWRSARTPLDGRRALVTGGRVKIGFQVALMLLRDGAAVRVVTRFPHDAVRRFRAVEDSTKWLDRLTVTGLDLRDPRQVVELCDGLLAAGEPLDVLINNAAQTVRRPESSYAPLIAADRRAAAELGGGLRELAPIAGYRGASADAVPHSPEPAVDENGLLPDPSPSNSWSAELGGLDAVELLEVHLVNAVAPALLADRLLPLMTGSPFPRRYIVNVTAVEGRFEVRNKTAGHPHTNMAKAALNMLTRTSAEALARRGVYLSSVDTGWITDEKPMPSKTRHAESGFRTPLDIVDGAARIYHPIVSGENGEPLFGVFLKDYRAVAW
- a CDS encoding AAA family ATPase; this encodes MSEHTTGQTAWAPDEEQFTAGYGGDQLPRQSGGAGAGGAAGSAGAAGAAGSAGAAAGRAAARPSALEAFIDAMIDLGQTGQIFGEHGIGKTATFAAHIKQAYDDTELVYVPAANLAPDDLLVNAPVRDPRTGELVLRQLVMRQLKPGRRFVLLIDDSLQAGPAIQSQLMQIACNWTLGEHDLRALGCIGVFLADNESLAETAARRSDFAILDRMVTIRVTANDTAWRDALRRKFGQFDLTGVFRVWAAQPPEIRRLLSPRTLEHILANAAEGFPLIWGLPLLNGTRLRLALPPAEGTRAQEADRTAEILDAIAGALNVPNRSTIADPVRRLVRAALKNRWCVLVQGPPGCGKTEVVRTLIQEVLRRDPLYFSLPVTNVEDLCAPVPSPDGTLDNLLAAGFTGDEPKAVVWDEYNRPKDKAAFARLMEITQEWSVAGRPIRGLRAQIALQNPPYHVGRKLLVSRNNIAQASRFTASLDITPEDIPANEWLIAKYGPVAETVLEWWKNDIDDEGRAWITKRTLERLIRLHGRGLPLQQGLVYLGDGEYAPVPLGALTARLAGSQRTGLKELAADVDSWERRLAQAVAGNAEGDDASDVVHQVFANAELSQLKKQKEVVIRLATHLPPKLRATYLVGASEDAQAFWVGILAACKAREGSARIP